Proteins encoded together in one Panthera uncia isolate 11264 chromosome A2, Puncia_PCG_1.0, whole genome shotgun sequence window:
- the TNFSF14 gene encoding tumor necrosis factor ligand superfamily member 14, with protein MEETVVRPSVFVVEGQTDIPFTRLGPSRRQRQPCSASQLGLGLLLLLLAAGLAVQGWFLLQLHWRLGEMVTPLLDGEAESWKQLTQGRRSLQANPAAHLTGANSSLTGSGGPLLWETKLGLAFLRGLSYRDGSLVIARAGYYYIYSKVQLGGVGCPQGLSSGLPITHGLYKRTPRYPEELELLVSRRSPCGRATGPRVWWDSSFLGGVVHLDAGEEVVVRVPDERLVRLRDGTRSYFGAFMV; from the exons GACAGACAGACATCCCATTCACACGGCTGGGGCCCAGCCGCCGCCAAAGACAGCCCTGCAGTGCGTCCCAGCTGGGCCTgggcctcctgctgctgctgctggcggcTGGGCTGGCCGTCCAGGGCTGGTTCCTGCTGCAGCTGCACTGGCGACTGGGGGAGATGGTCACACCCCTGCTG GATGGAGAAGCAGAATCCTGGAAGCAGCTGACGCAAG GACGAAGGTCCCTCCAGGCCAACCCAGCAGCACACCTCACAG gTGCCAACTCCAGCCTGACGGGCAGCGGGGGCCCACTGCTCTGGGAGACAAAGCTGGGCTTGGCCTTCTTGAGGGGCCTCAGCTACCGTGACGGCTCCCTGGTGATTGCCCGGGCCGGCTACTATTACATCTACTCCAAGGTGCAGCTGGGGGGCGTGGGCTGCCCGCAGGGGCTGAGCAGCGGCCTGCCCATCACGCATGGCCTCTACAAACGCACACCGCGCTACCCCGAGGAGCTCGAGCTGCTGGTCAGTCGGCGGTCACCCTGTGGGCGAGCCACCGGCCCCCGCGTCTGGTGGGACAGCAGCTTCCTGGGAGGCGTGGTGCACCTGGACGCTGGCGAGGAGGTGGTCGTCCGTGTGCCGGATGAGCGCCTGGTCCGACTCCGTGACGGGACCCGCTCCTACTTTGGGGCCTTCATGGTGTAA